From Salvia splendens isolate huo1 chromosome 3, SspV2, whole genome shotgun sequence, a single genomic window includes:
- the LOC121793895 gene encoding protein GLUTAMINE DUMPER 3-like, producing the protein MAGFDASSAAAPSPWHSPVPYLFGGLAAMLGLIAFALLILACSYWKLSEDAERDLEADGGGDGASKVEPLVMEEKFLVIMAGQEKPTFLATPMSSRTSSFSSKSTTSTLSSENSTLSEADFEHIKHP; encoded by the coding sequence ATGGCGGGTTTTGATGCCTCATCAGCAGCAGCGCCGTCGCCGTGGCACTCGCCGGTGCCGTACCTGTTCGGCGGGCTTGCGGCGATGCTGGGGCTCATCGCTTTCGCTCTCTTGATCCTCGCCTGCTCCTACTGGAAGCTCTCCGAAGACGCCGAGAGGGACCTCGAGGCCGACGGAGGAGGAGACGGAGCTTCTAAGGTGGAGCCGCTGGTGATGGAGGAGAAGTTTCTGGTGATCATGGCCGGCCAGGAAAAGCCCACTTTCCTCGCCACTCCGATGTCCAGTAGAACGTCGTCGTTTAGTAGCAAGAGCACTACTAGTACTTTAAGCTCTGAAAATAGTACCCTATCTGAAGCTGATTTTGAACACATAAAACATCCATAA